Proteins encoded within one genomic window of Oryza brachyantha chromosome 7, ObraRS2, whole genome shotgun sequence:
- the LOC102715316 gene encoding uncharacterized protein LOC102715316 isoform X1: protein MESSISPPGTSKQAGLRRPSPGSSLKDLCLVSKQGSIAEVESALALLKKSGGNIDGRNAFGLCALHLATWRNHLPIVRRLLDAGADPDARDGESGWSSLHRALHFGHLCVASVLLQFGASLALEDTKGRTPVDLLSGPVSQANGDSSDSVAMEVFSWGSGTNYQLGTGNAHIQKLPCKVDALHGSHIKTVAASKFHSVAVSSDGDLYTWGFGRGGRLGHPDIHSGQTTAVITPRQVTVGLGRKRVNVVAAAKHHTVIATEAGELFTWGSNREGQLGYPSVDTQPTPRRVISLKARIISVAAANKHSAAVAETGEVFTWGSNKEGQLGYGTSNSASNCIPRMVEYLKGKVFKCVSAAKYHTVALGTDGEVFTWGHRLVTPRRVVISRCLKKGGNTNLKFHRMERLQVISVAAGVRHTTVLTADGAIFYWVSSDPDLRCRQMFSMCGTNVVNISAGKYWTALATSGGDVFMCDAKKLKDEIPMFTRVHGVKRATSVCVGETHMLVLSSIYHPEYPPKPKIQGKKAILEWNGGMEELDEDVMFNDVQSDSGISVGNSVIRKGAPSLKSLCEKVAIEHIMEPKNAIQLLEVAESLEAKELKKHCEDIAIRNLDYIFTVASPSIMNASPDVLANLERLLDEKSSEPWSYRRLPTVTATYPAVIDSDGEGDEGGFLRLRDSQKSASKSYGISSYDSFLEKDSNVGQAASKQIRALRKKLQQIEMLEAKQLDGHQLDDQQLAKLESRAALESELAELGVPTDVYLRTPVCVAEGKANRKSNISKKQKRKNKQAAQYDTPLVKSEDREQNSLKDPPEVLPAHISTEKQEASAADAIKPSEHVTFNSTKTISCPLENKASQPTSSKKKNRKGGLSLFLSGALDDTPKPSPPTPVVVVAPKHEGPAWGGAKITKGSASLRDIQSEQRKTNEPIMAKSKDRSEGSPDSAGRVRLSSFIPDARSTPIAVTPARAVPASEGDKSTLSWSSSATSPSVSRPSLRDIQMQQEKRQTGISFSPKTRTSGFSIPSQGVASEVGGMKDNVPNRWFKPEADAPSSIRSIQIEEQAMKDFRRFYSSVKIVKPQVQ, encoded by the exons ATGGAGTCATCGATATCTCCACCAGGCACATCAAAGCAAGCAGGTCTTCGTAGACCTTCTCCTGGAAGCTCTCTTAAGGACCTGTGTCTTGTTTCTAAGCAAGGATCAATAGCTGAAGTGGAATCTGCTTTAGCCTTGTTGAAAAAGAGTGGTGGAAACATTGATGGTAGAAATGCATTTGGCCTTTGTGCTCTCCACCTTGCAACATGGAGAAATCATCTGCCAATTGTGAGGAGGCTCCTTGATGCTGGTGCTGATCCGGATGCAAGG GATGGAGAATCTGGCTGGAGCAGCCTGCACAGAGCACTTCATTTTGGCCACTTGTGTGTTGCTAGTGTTCTGCTGCAGTTTGGAGCATCCCTTGCTTTGGAGGACACCAAGGGACGGACACCTGTCGATCTTCTCTCAGGCCCTGTATCACAGGCCAATGGAGATTCTTCTGACTCAG TTGCAATGGAAGTCTTCAGTTGGGGAAGTGGAACAAATTATCAGCTGGGTACAGGCAATGCCCACATACAAAAATTACCATGTAAAGTAGATGCCTTGCATGGGTCACACATCAAAACAGTTGCTGCATCAAAGTTCCACAGTGTAGCAGTTAGTTCTGATGGTGATTTATACACATGGGGATTTGGTCGAGGTGGTCGTCTTGGTCATCCAGATATTCATAG TGGCCAGACAACTGCTGTGATTACTCCTCGCCAAGTAACAGTAGGATTAGGCCGTAAACGAGTGAATGTTGTGGCAGCAGCGAAACATCATACTGTGATTGCTACAGAAGCTGGGGAGTTGTTTACATGGGGATCAAATAGAG AGGGTCAGCTTGGTTACCCTTCTGTGGATACCCAACCAACACCACGGCGTGTTATTTCCCTCAAAGCAAGGATTATTTCTGTGGCTGCTGCAAATAAGCACTCAGCTGCTGTTGCTGAGACTGGTGAAGTGTTCACCTGGGGTAGCAATAAGGAGGGACAGCTAGGCTATGGCACTTCTAATTCAGCATCCAACTGCATTCCAAGAATGGTCGAGTACTTGAAAGGAAAAGTATTTAAATGTGTATCTGCAGCAAAGTATCATACTGTAGCATTAGGGACTGATGGCGAG GTGTTTACTTGGGGTCATCGACTTGTGACTCCACGCCGTGTTGTAATTTCTAGATGTCTTAAGAAGGGTGGAAACACAAATCTGAAGTTCCATCGTATGGAGCGACTTCAGGTGATCTCGGTGGCTGCTGGGGTGAGGCACACTACTGTTCTAACAGCAGATGGTGCTATTTTCTACTGGGTTTCATCAGACCCTGATTTAAGATGCCGACAG ATGTTCTCTATGTGTGGAACGAATGTTGTGAACATCTCAGCTGGAAAGTACTGGACTGCATTGGCTACATCAGGTGGTGATGTTTTTATGTGTGATGCAAAGAAACTTAAGGATGAAATCCCAATGTTTACTCGAGTGCATGGTGTTAAGCGAGCAACATCAGTTTGTGTTGGTGAAACACATATGCTTGTGCTTTCTAGCATATACCATCCTGAGTACCCACCCAAACCCAAAATCCAAGGCAAGAAAGCCATATTAGAATGGAATGGTGGGATGGAAGAATTGGATGAAGACGTCATGTTTAATGATGTTCAGTCTGACAGTGGTATATCTGTAGGCAATAGTGTAATCAGAAAGGGAGCACCTAGTCTGAAGAGCCTATGTGAGAAAGTTGCAATTGAGCATATTATGGAACCAAAGAATGCTATACAACTTCTTGAAGTTGCCGAGTCCTTGGAAGCTAAGGAGCTCAAGAAGCACTGCGAG GATATAGCTATTCGCAATCTTGATTACATTTTCACAGTGGCATCTCCATCAATTATGAATGCTTCTCCTGACGTTCTTGCAAACTTAGAGAGATTGCTCGATGAAAAGTCCTCAGAGCCATGGAGTTATCGTCGCCTTCCCACAGTGACAGCTACTTATCCTGCTGTCATTGATAGTGATGGAGAGGGAGATGAAGGAGGATTTCTTAGGCTCAGGGACAGTCAGAAGTCTGCATCGAAGTCATATGGAATATCAAGTTATGACAGCTTCCTGGAAAAAGATAGCAATGTTGGACAAGCCGCCTCTAAGCAGATCAGGGCACTTCGCAAGAAACTCCAGCAGATTGAAATGCTCGAGGCTAAACAACTTGATGGTCATCAGCTTGATGATCAGCAGCTAGCAAAGCTTGAGTCAAGGGCTGCCCTTGAAAGTGAACTTGCAGAACTTGGGGTTCCCACAGATGTATATTTAAGAACTCCAGTTTGTGTTGCGGAAGGGAAGGCAAACAGAAAATCTAATATTTCTAAGAAACAGAAACGGAAAAACAAGCAGGCAGCACAGTATGATACTCCCTTGGTTAAAAGTGAGGACAGGGAGCAAAACTCTCTCAAGGATCCTCCGGAAGTCTTACCAGCCCATATTTCCACAGAAAAG CAGGAAGCAAGTGCTGCTGATGCAATCAAACCATCAGAGCATGTCACTTTCAATAGCACAAAGACCATCTCTTGTCCACTGGAAAACAAAGCTTCCCAGCCAACTTCatcaaagaagaagaatagGAAAGGTGGCCTGTCGTTGTTTCTGAGTGGTGCTCTAGATGACACCCCAAAACCAAGCCCGCCTACACCTGTTGTGGTTGTCGCACCAAAGCACGAAGGTCCTGCCTGGGGTGGGGCTAAGATAACAAAGGGATCTGCTTCCCTTCGAGATATTCAAAGCGAGCAGAGGAAAACGAACGAGCCGATCATGGCCAAGTCAAAAGATCGCTCTGAGGGCTCACCTGATAGTGCTGGCCGAGTGCGACTCTCTTCGTTTATACCTGATGCACGTTCGACACCAATAGCTGTCACACCTGCTCGGGCAGTGCCTGCTTCGGAAGGGGATAAAAGCACGCTATCCTGGTCTTCTTCTGCTACCTCACCTAGTGTGTCGCGGCCTTCTCTCAGGGACATACAGATGCAACAG GAGAAAAGGCAAACTGGCATCTCCTTCAGTCCAAAAACCAGGACATCGGGATTTTCTATACCCTCCCAGGGTGTGGCGTCTGAGGTTGGTGGCATGAAGGACAATGTTCCCAACCGCTGGTTCAAGCCAGAGGCCGATGCTCCATCGTCGATTCGCTCAATCCAAATCGAGGAGCAGGCGATGAAGGACTTCAGGCGCTTCTATAGCAGCGTCAAGATTGTCAAGCCACAGGTCCAGTGA
- the LOC102715316 gene encoding uncharacterized protein LOC102715316 isoform X2 — protein sequence MESSISPPGTSKQAGLRRPSPGSSLKDLCLVSKQGSIAEVESALALLKKSGGNIDGRNAFGLCALHLATWRNHLPIVRRLLDAGADPDARDGESGWSSLHRALHFGHLCVASVLLQFGASLALEDTKGRTPVDLLSGPVSQANGDSSDSVAMEVFSWGSGTNYQLGTGNAHIQKLPCKVDALHGSHIKTVAASKFHSVAVSSDGDLYTWGFGRGGRLGHPDIHSGQTTAVITPRQVTVGLGRKRVNVVAAAKHHTVIATEAGELFTWGSNREGQLGYPSVDTQPTPRRVISLKARIISVAAANKHSAAVAETGEVFTWGSNKEGQLGYGTSNSASNCIPRMVEYLKGKVFKCVSAAKYHTVALGTDGEVFTWGHRLVTPRRVVISRCLKKGGNTNLKFHRMERLQVISVAAGVRHTTVLTADGAIFYWVSSDPDLRCRQMFSMCGTNVVNISAGKYWTALATSGGDVFMCDAKKLKDEIPMFTRVHGVKRATSVCVGETHMLVLSSIYHPEYPPKPKIQGKKAILEWNGGMEELDEDVMFNDVQSDSGISVGNSVIRKGAPSLKSLCEKVAIEHIMEPKNAIQLLEVAESLEAKELKKHCEDIAIRNLDYIFTVASPSIMNASPDVLANLERLLDEKSSEPWSYRRLPTVTATYPAVIDSDGEGDEGGFLRLRDSQKSASKSYGISSYDSFLEKDSNVGQAASKQIRALRKKLQQIEMLEAKQLDGHQLDDQQLAKLESRAALESELAELGVPTDVYLRTPVCVAEGKANRKSNISKKQKRKNKQAAQYDTPLVKSEDREQNSLKDPPEVLPAHISTEKEASAADAIKPSEHVTFNSTKTISCPLENKASQPTSSKKKNRKGGLSLFLSGALDDTPKPSPPTPVVVVAPKHEGPAWGGAKITKGSASLRDIQSEQRKTNEPIMAKSKDRSEGSPDSAGRVRLSSFIPDARSTPIAVTPARAVPASEGDKSTLSWSSSATSPSVSRPSLRDIQMQQEKRQTGISFSPKTRTSGFSIPSQGVASEVGGMKDNVPNRWFKPEADAPSSIRSIQIEEQAMKDFRRFYSSVKIVKPQVQ from the exons ATGGAGTCATCGATATCTCCACCAGGCACATCAAAGCAAGCAGGTCTTCGTAGACCTTCTCCTGGAAGCTCTCTTAAGGACCTGTGTCTTGTTTCTAAGCAAGGATCAATAGCTGAAGTGGAATCTGCTTTAGCCTTGTTGAAAAAGAGTGGTGGAAACATTGATGGTAGAAATGCATTTGGCCTTTGTGCTCTCCACCTTGCAACATGGAGAAATCATCTGCCAATTGTGAGGAGGCTCCTTGATGCTGGTGCTGATCCGGATGCAAGG GATGGAGAATCTGGCTGGAGCAGCCTGCACAGAGCACTTCATTTTGGCCACTTGTGTGTTGCTAGTGTTCTGCTGCAGTTTGGAGCATCCCTTGCTTTGGAGGACACCAAGGGACGGACACCTGTCGATCTTCTCTCAGGCCCTGTATCACAGGCCAATGGAGATTCTTCTGACTCAG TTGCAATGGAAGTCTTCAGTTGGGGAAGTGGAACAAATTATCAGCTGGGTACAGGCAATGCCCACATACAAAAATTACCATGTAAAGTAGATGCCTTGCATGGGTCACACATCAAAACAGTTGCTGCATCAAAGTTCCACAGTGTAGCAGTTAGTTCTGATGGTGATTTATACACATGGGGATTTGGTCGAGGTGGTCGTCTTGGTCATCCAGATATTCATAG TGGCCAGACAACTGCTGTGATTACTCCTCGCCAAGTAACAGTAGGATTAGGCCGTAAACGAGTGAATGTTGTGGCAGCAGCGAAACATCATACTGTGATTGCTACAGAAGCTGGGGAGTTGTTTACATGGGGATCAAATAGAG AGGGTCAGCTTGGTTACCCTTCTGTGGATACCCAACCAACACCACGGCGTGTTATTTCCCTCAAAGCAAGGATTATTTCTGTGGCTGCTGCAAATAAGCACTCAGCTGCTGTTGCTGAGACTGGTGAAGTGTTCACCTGGGGTAGCAATAAGGAGGGACAGCTAGGCTATGGCACTTCTAATTCAGCATCCAACTGCATTCCAAGAATGGTCGAGTACTTGAAAGGAAAAGTATTTAAATGTGTATCTGCAGCAAAGTATCATACTGTAGCATTAGGGACTGATGGCGAG GTGTTTACTTGGGGTCATCGACTTGTGACTCCACGCCGTGTTGTAATTTCTAGATGTCTTAAGAAGGGTGGAAACACAAATCTGAAGTTCCATCGTATGGAGCGACTTCAGGTGATCTCGGTGGCTGCTGGGGTGAGGCACACTACTGTTCTAACAGCAGATGGTGCTATTTTCTACTGGGTTTCATCAGACCCTGATTTAAGATGCCGACAG ATGTTCTCTATGTGTGGAACGAATGTTGTGAACATCTCAGCTGGAAAGTACTGGACTGCATTGGCTACATCAGGTGGTGATGTTTTTATGTGTGATGCAAAGAAACTTAAGGATGAAATCCCAATGTTTACTCGAGTGCATGGTGTTAAGCGAGCAACATCAGTTTGTGTTGGTGAAACACATATGCTTGTGCTTTCTAGCATATACCATCCTGAGTACCCACCCAAACCCAAAATCCAAGGCAAGAAAGCCATATTAGAATGGAATGGTGGGATGGAAGAATTGGATGAAGACGTCATGTTTAATGATGTTCAGTCTGACAGTGGTATATCTGTAGGCAATAGTGTAATCAGAAAGGGAGCACCTAGTCTGAAGAGCCTATGTGAGAAAGTTGCAATTGAGCATATTATGGAACCAAAGAATGCTATACAACTTCTTGAAGTTGCCGAGTCCTTGGAAGCTAAGGAGCTCAAGAAGCACTGCGAG GATATAGCTATTCGCAATCTTGATTACATTTTCACAGTGGCATCTCCATCAATTATGAATGCTTCTCCTGACGTTCTTGCAAACTTAGAGAGATTGCTCGATGAAAAGTCCTCAGAGCCATGGAGTTATCGTCGCCTTCCCACAGTGACAGCTACTTATCCTGCTGTCATTGATAGTGATGGAGAGGGAGATGAAGGAGGATTTCTTAGGCTCAGGGACAGTCAGAAGTCTGCATCGAAGTCATATGGAATATCAAGTTATGACAGCTTCCTGGAAAAAGATAGCAATGTTGGACAAGCCGCCTCTAAGCAGATCAGGGCACTTCGCAAGAAACTCCAGCAGATTGAAATGCTCGAGGCTAAACAACTTGATGGTCATCAGCTTGATGATCAGCAGCTAGCAAAGCTTGAGTCAAGGGCTGCCCTTGAAAGTGAACTTGCAGAACTTGGGGTTCCCACAGATGTATATTTAAGAACTCCAGTTTGTGTTGCGGAAGGGAAGGCAAACAGAAAATCTAATATTTCTAAGAAACAGAAACGGAAAAACAAGCAGGCAGCACAGTATGATACTCCCTTGGTTAAAAGTGAGGACAGGGAGCAAAACTCTCTCAAGGATCCTCCGGAAGTCTTACCAGCCCATATTTCCACAGAAAAG GAAGCAAGTGCTGCTGATGCAATCAAACCATCAGAGCATGTCACTTTCAATAGCACAAAGACCATCTCTTGTCCACTGGAAAACAAAGCTTCCCAGCCAACTTCatcaaagaagaagaatagGAAAGGTGGCCTGTCGTTGTTTCTGAGTGGTGCTCTAGATGACACCCCAAAACCAAGCCCGCCTACACCTGTTGTGGTTGTCGCACCAAAGCACGAAGGTCCTGCCTGGGGTGGGGCTAAGATAACAAAGGGATCTGCTTCCCTTCGAGATATTCAAAGCGAGCAGAGGAAAACGAACGAGCCGATCATGGCCAAGTCAAAAGATCGCTCTGAGGGCTCACCTGATAGTGCTGGCCGAGTGCGACTCTCTTCGTTTATACCTGATGCACGTTCGACACCAATAGCTGTCACACCTGCTCGGGCAGTGCCTGCTTCGGAAGGGGATAAAAGCACGCTATCCTGGTCTTCTTCTGCTACCTCACCTAGTGTGTCGCGGCCTTCTCTCAGGGACATACAGATGCAACAG GAGAAAAGGCAAACTGGCATCTCCTTCAGTCCAAAAACCAGGACATCGGGATTTTCTATACCCTCCCAGGGTGTGGCGTCTGAGGTTGGTGGCATGAAGGACAATGTTCCCAACCGCTGGTTCAAGCCAGAGGCCGATGCTCCATCGTCGATTCGCTCAATCCAAATCGAGGAGCAGGCGATGAAGGACTTCAGGCGCTTCTATAGCAGCGTCAAGATTGTCAAGCCACAGGTCCAGTGA